One part of the candidate division KSB1 bacterium genome encodes these proteins:
- a CDS encoding GAF domain-containing protein: MGEPIKLSGTSTKRVLPEPFREIEEQFARLQVSVCVPLLTKSGLVGMMVLGEKKGKGYTDEDLELLETLANHSAMAIQNLKLQENLRESKELESFHKFSSFVVHDLRNTVSILSMLSENARENMDNPDFRKDLIKTLSGSVDNMQGLLSRISMRSNHSRVLLEEIDLCELIRKSVEDIKLSSEFKIKFKFQKIPKLLSDLSQFKKVIVNLVLNAKDAMPNGGQILIKASKGKASALPVNIRSNWLPPAFVEISIADNGCGMTEDFIKNSLFRPFRTTKDNGLGIGLYHCKEIVETLGGRIWAQSTVGSGSTFYVGLPIKEDLTRSEFPSPANLKWNALMTN; encoded by the coding sequence TTGGGGGAACCGATTAAGTTATCCGGAACGTCCACTAAAAGAGTTTTACCCGAACCTTTTAGGGAGATCGAAGAGCAATTTGCTAGATTGCAGGTCTCGGTCTGTGTTCCTTTGCTGACAAAGTCAGGTCTTGTTGGAATGATGGTTTTAGGAGAAAAGAAAGGCAAAGGTTACACCGACGAGGATTTAGAACTATTGGAAACGTTGGCAAATCACTCTGCGATGGCGATTCAAAATCTAAAGTTGCAAGAAAACCTGAGAGAATCTAAAGAATTAGAGTCTTTTCACAAATTTTCCTCGTTTGTGGTTCATGATTTGAGAAATACCGTTTCGATTCTTTCCATGCTATCGGAAAATGCCAGGGAAAATATGGACAATCCTGATTTCCGCAAAGATTTAATCAAGACACTTTCGGGCTCCGTGGACAACATGCAAGGTTTGCTTTCAAGGATTTCGATGCGATCCAATCACAGCCGGGTTTTGTTAGAAGAGATAGATCTCTGCGAGTTGATTAGGAAATCGGTGGAGGATATTAAGTTAAGCTCAGAGTTTAAAATAAAATTCAAATTTCAAAAAATTCCCAAATTGTTGTCGGATCTGTCTCAGTTCAAGAAAGTAATCGTTAATCTGGTCCTCAATGCCAAAGACGCGATGCCAAATGGTGGACAGATCTTGATCAAAGCTTCAAAGGGCAAGGCAAGTGCACTGCCAGTCAACATTCGGTCGAATTGGTTGCCGCCGGCATTTGTTGAAATTTCGATTGCAGATAACGGCTGCGGGATGACGGAAGATTTTATCAAGAACAGCCTTTTCAGACCGTTTCGGACCACTAAAGATAACGGTTTGGGGATTGGGCTCTATCACTGCAAGGAGATCGTCGAGACGCTGGGCGGGCGGATTTGGGCTCAGAGTACCGTTGGGTCAGGATCGACTTTTTATGTCGGGCTTCCCATCAAAGAGGATTTAACCCGGAGTGAATTCCCCTCGCCCGCTAATCTGAAGTGGAATGCATTGATGACAAATTAA